In Humulus lupulus chromosome 6, drHumLupu1.1, whole genome shotgun sequence, a single genomic region encodes these proteins:
- the LOC133785762 gene encoding uncharacterized protein LOC133785762 gives MKERENRRRSVLPPSPVADATVSPSLRVAVPPFVDASRASAVATPSDQYFADATKASHYQRWFAVRELWLEHSIVLEDFPDLVALLKSRRWVHTVSKLVSPRPILIREFYSNLDKSVLDGENEDCLTAFVKGSRIKFSPSPIARVLKVPKVLKPTYDKSYSPAQTTMGQVLTGQSDYVWGNHDISVTQLTPFYRVLRRVALYNWFLNSNLSFVTLEIGKFLYAVGTGVSIDLSSLIYDRIVDVASSTGTRNKFPYPSLIQQIIQPAKPPFTTHDFQVTNLVLSKNFLAVVNKKVPSTAPSSKPFKLKAPLFKGFSNSSWQVQLYTEFKDFTKRYKKD, from the exons ATGAAAGAAAGAGAAAATCGTCGTCGGTCAGTTCTCCCACCTTCTCCCGTCGCTGATGCGACTGTCTCTCCTTCTCTGAGGGTGGCTGTTCCTCCTTTTGTGGATGCATCTAGGGCATCTGCAGTCGCCACACCCTCTGATCAG TACTTCGCTGATGCTACTAAGGCTTCACATTATCAAAGATGGTTTGCTGTAAGAGAATTGTGGCTTGAACATTCTAtagttttggaagattttcctgATTTGGTTGCACTTTTAAAGTCTAGGCGTTGGGTTCATACAGTGTCAAAATTAGTGTCTCCTCGTCCCATTTTAATTAGGGAGTTCTATTCTAATCTCGATAAGTCTGTTTTAGATGGGGAGAATGAAGATTGTCTTACTGCTTTTGTGAAGGGTAGTCGTATTAAATTTTCACCATCCCCTATAGCTCGTGTACTCAAAGTTCCAAAAGTGCTTAAACCTACATATGATAAATCATACAGTCCAGCTCAAACTACCATGGGTCAAGTTCTAACTGGACAGTCTGATTATGTTTGGGGGAATCATGATATTTCTGTAACACAGTTGACTCCATTCTATAGAGTTCTTCGTCGAGTGGCGTTATATAATTGGTTTCTCAATTCTAACCTATCCTTTGTTACACTTGAGATTGGGAAATTTCTGTATGCTGTGGGAACTGGGGTGTCCATTGATTTGTCCAGTCTAATCTATGATCGAATAGTTGATGTGGCTTCCTCCACTGGTACTCGCAACAAATTTCCTTATCCAAGTTTGATTCAACAGATTATTCAGCCTGCAAAACCACCATTTACCACACATGACTTCCAGGTTACGAATCTTGTTTTGTCTAAAAATTTTCTGGCAGTTGTCAACAAGAAGGTTCCTTCCACTGCTCCTTCTTCGAAGCCATTTAAGCTCAAAGCTCCATTGTTTAAGGGTTTTTCTAATTCCAGTTGGCAAGTGCAGTTGTATACAGAGTTCAAGGATTTCACTAAGCGCTACAAGAAAGATTAG